In a single window of the Gossypium hirsutum isolate 1008001.06 chromosome A13, Gossypium_hirsutum_v2.1, whole genome shotgun sequence genome:
- the LOC107913538 gene encoding B-box zinc finger protein 20 isoform X1 — MKIWCDVCDKEEATVFCSADEAALCEGCDVGVHHANKLATKHSRFSLLHPSSNEFPLCDICQERRAFLFCQEDRAMFCRECDVSIHRANEITQKHNRFLLTGVKLSPSLSLNPTSSSSETKSSSSHSSKRSRFSLPNNQNFTSPMDKSLASTSTTYRLQDNASISTSNNISEYLMEKLPGWNVDDFPDPSSGGDANGFCKIFKQGKGDYLGNNMAPFSSSEEIWVFEVFVCGWTRTTTFFFHLSFG, encoded by the exons atgaagATTTGGTGTGATGTGTGCGACAAAGAAGAAGCCACAGTGTTTTGCAGTGCGGATGAAGCTGCTCTTTGTGAAGGGTGTGATGTTGGAGTTCACCATGCCAACAAGCTTGCTACCAAACACTCTCGTTTCTCTCTCCTTCACCCTTCTTCCAATGAATTCCCACTTTGTGATATTTGTCAG GAGAGACGCGCGTTCCTATTTTGTCAAGAAGATAGAGCAATGTTTTGCAGAGAATGCGACGTTTCGATTCACAGAGCCAATGAAATTACCCAGAAACATAACAGGTTTCTTCTCACCGGCGTTAAGCTCTCTCCTTCCCTTTCGTTGAACCCAACTTCATCATCCTCTGAAACCAAAAGCTCTTCATCCCACTCTTCCAAGAGGTCCCGTTTTTCACTTCCTAATAACCAAAACTTCACTTCTCCAATGGACAAATCATTGGCTTCCACTTCAACCACTTACAGGCTCCAAGATAATGCTTCCATTTCGACGAGCAATAATATATCGGAGTACTTGATGGAAAAGTTACCAGGTTGGAATGTGGATGATTTTCCCGACCCTTCATCTGGTGGTGATGCTAATGGTTTCTGTAAG ATTTTTAAGCAAGGAAAGGGAGATTATTTGGGGAATAATATGGCTCCATTTTCATCATCCGAAGAAATCTGGGTATTTGAAGTTTTTGTTTGCGGATGGACAAGGACGACCACTTTTTTTTTCCATCTCTCTTTCGGTTAA
- the LOC107913538 gene encoding B-box zinc finger protein 20 isoform X2, translating into MKIWCDVCDKEEATVFCSADEAALCEGCDVGVHHANKLATKHSRFSLLHPSSNEFPLCDICQERRAFLFCQEDRAMFCRECDVSIHRANEITQKHNRFLLTGVKLSPSLSLNPTSSSSETKSSSSHSSKRSRFSLPNNQNFTSPMDKSLASTSTTYRLQDNASISTSNNISEYLMEKLPGWNVDDFPDPSSGGDANGFYF; encoded by the exons atgaagATTTGGTGTGATGTGTGCGACAAAGAAGAAGCCACAGTGTTTTGCAGTGCGGATGAAGCTGCTCTTTGTGAAGGGTGTGATGTTGGAGTTCACCATGCCAACAAGCTTGCTACCAAACACTCTCGTTTCTCTCTCCTTCACCCTTCTTCCAATGAATTCCCACTTTGTGATATTTGTCAG GAGAGACGCGCGTTCCTATTTTGTCAAGAAGATAGAGCAATGTTTTGCAGAGAATGCGACGTTTCGATTCACAGAGCCAATGAAATTACCCAGAAACATAACAGGTTTCTTCTCACCGGCGTTAAGCTCTCTCCTTCCCTTTCGTTGAACCCAACTTCATCATCCTCTGAAACCAAAAGCTCTTCATCCCACTCTTCCAAGAGGTCCCGTTTTTCACTTCCTAATAACCAAAACTTCACTTCTCCAATGGACAAATCATTGGCTTCCACTTCAACCACTTACAGGCTCCAAGATAATGCTTCCATTTCGACGAGCAATAATATATCGGAGTACTTGATGGAAAAGTTACCAGGTTGGAATGTGGATGATTTTCCCGACCCTTCATCTGGTGGTGATGCTAATGGTTTCT ATTTTTAA